From Quercus lobata isolate SW786 chromosome 1, ValleyOak3.0 Primary Assembly, whole genome shotgun sequence, one genomic window encodes:
- the LOC115954616 gene encoding uncharacterized protein LOC115954616 translates to MDENHDNVAISTFKSGLPTEHSLRKSLTGKPVTSVRQLMDRIDKYKRVEEDQLQGKGNEKIIPPKGSDYRSEQYNSNQPRRDFSRQAGQTNMQTVNTIFREPVQQVLKKVKNEPFFKWPRKLRHLLHHSNGHLGQAVQEPRKDVSLRPPMGTIHVILATPGRTGVFPSGVLSVARLPVEDGERESKRSKKGNLLILGFSDEDKGETIQPYEDALVVTLRI, encoded by the exons ATGGATGAAAACCACGATAACGTCGCCATCAGCACGTTCAAAAGTGGTCTCCCTACCGAGCACAGCTTAAGGAAATCTCTAACTGGTAAACCCGTCACCAGCGTTCGCCAACTGATGGACAGGATTGACAAATATAAAAGGGTGGAAGAGGACCAGCTACAAGGGAAAGGAAATGAGAAGATCATCCCCCCCAAAGGGAGTGATTACAGGTCGGAACAATATAACAGTAACCAGCCGAGGAGGGATTTTTCGAGACAGGCTGGACAAACCAACATGCAAACAGTTAATACCATATTCAGAGAGCCGGTGCAACAAGTCCtgaagaaagtaaaaaatgagcctttcttcaaatggccga gaaagttacgtcaccttttACACCACTCCAACGGTCATCTGGGCCAAGCAGTTCAAGAGCCTCGGAAAGATGTATCTTTGAGACCTCCCATGGGGACGATACACGTCATCCTTGCCACCCCAGGAAGAACCGGCGTTTTTCCCTCTGGGGTACTATCCGTGGCTCGGCTCCCCGTCGAGGATGGTGAAAGGGAgtccaaaagatctaaaaaggGAAACTTACTAATATTggggttctcggatgaggataagggGGAAACTATCCAACCTTATGAAGATGCTTTAGTGGTTACATTGAGGATTTGA